The genomic segment GGCATTTACTTACCTATGGCGAGGTACTTCAATCTTTTCAGCAAGAGGGGCTTGTAATTCCTGGTGGTTGGGCTAAGTGCATGAAAGAGTTACAGTGGCAAGCAGAAGATATTATTCCAGATTTCACAATATTACAATGGCATTGGGCAAAAGAGCAGGGCATTGCCCTAACGCCTCAAGAGCCATTTTTTTCTGAGCAAATTTTTTTAAAACAAGTTGAACATTTTAAGCCGGACGTAATTTTTTTTGAAAGGGGAGGGATACTGACGATCTCACAGGCTCTGCGACGTACTTTAAAAGATCGTTTTCCTTTTTTATGTGCTGTTGTTGGACTATGGGGCGATGATTTGCAGGTCGGCTGGGAGTGGCATGGCTTTAATGATCTGGACATTTTGTTTGGAACTTATACTTCTCGTGTTGAGTGTATTCGACAAGCAGGTATATCAAGTGATTTAATGCCGCTTTGCTTCGATCATAACTTAGCTTGTAAGATGATCGCAAAACAGGAAAAACCTATTTTTGATTTTGTATTTGCAGGAACTTCTGGCTATCGTTTTGATGATCACCAAGAGCGCTATGAAATGCTCTGTGCTTTGATGCAAGCTACGCCATTGCATTTATGGTGCTCTGAAAAACGTTTTGAAAGGGATTCTAAATGGGTAGAAAGTGTGCTTGCTTTTTTGCATTTTATTGGAAAGAGGATGGATGAAAGTACATTACAGAGGATAGATAAGTGGATATCAAAATCTGAGAAATTATCGTGTACAATCAATCATATGATTAGAATTAAAAAGGGACTTGCTCCCAAAGATCCTTTGTATTGGCGAAAAAATAAGCCTCTTGGAAATTTATTCCCTTCAAGGGTAACTCCAGCTTTGTTTGGAACAAGATATTATCAATTGCTTGGGCAGTCGAAAATTGTTTTTAATCGACATCGAGATGATAAATCAGAATTTGGTAACATACGTATGTTTGAAGTAACGGGTATGGGCTCTTGTCTATTAACGGATAGAGGCTGGGAATCTAGGGGGTTATTTGAGCTGGATCAAGAGATTGTTGCCTATTCCTCAGTAGAAGAATGTATTGAAAAGGCAAATTATTTACTTGAAAACGAACCAGTACGTAGCAGGATTGCACATGCAGGTCACATACGAACACTAAAAGAGCACACCGTTTTTCATCGCTGCGAGCAACTTGCTCATGCCCTTACAAATTATTTAAAAGGGAATCATGTATGTTTTTAAGAGTTAAGTCATATCTAAAAAGTAGAGTATCTGTTGAGAAATGGATTGAGTTAAGTCATTTTAAAAATAGTTTAAAGGTCTCTTTTAGTAGACTATGTTTTGGATTTGGCACAAAATCCTATGCGCAGTTTGGAGAAGACATGATTTTAAAATCAATTTTTGATGGCCAAAAAAAGGGGTTTTATGTGGATGTTGGGGCACACCATCCAAAAAATCTCTCAAATACGTTTTATTTTTACAAGCGAGGTTGGAAAGGTATTAATATTGAT from the Chlamydiales bacterium genome contains:
- a CDS encoding glycosyltransferase; translated protein: MTYRILRICAAYPYINSFEEAYRQKKGHLLTYGEVLQSFQQEGLVIPGGWAKCMKELQWQAEDIIPDFTILQWHWAKEQGIALTPQEPFFSEQIFLKQVEHFKPDVIFFERGGILTISQALRRTLKDRFPFLCAVVGLWGDDLQVGWEWHGFNDLDILFGTYTSRVECIRQAGISSDLMPLCFDHNLACKMIAKQEKPIFDFVFAGTSGYRFDDHQERYEMLCALMQATPLHLWCSEKRFERDSKWVESVLAFLHFIGKRMDESTLQRIDKWISKSEKLSCTINHMIRIKKGLAPKDPLYWRKNKPLGNLFPSRVTPALFGTRYYQLLGQSKIVFNRHRDDKSEFGNIRMFEVTGMGSCLLTDRGWESRGLFELDQEIVAYSSVEECIEKANYLLENEPVRSRIAHAGHIRTLKEHTVFHRCEQLAHALTNYLKGNHVCF